One window of the Hemitrygon akajei unplaced genomic scaffold, sHemAka1.3 Scf000073, whole genome shotgun sequence genome contains the following:
- the LOC140722241 gene encoding NACHT, LRR and PYD domains-containing protein 3-like, translating to MDADRSSEISAFLSHCVDHQLFQLTKFYRDRLEQAIEEGVEELGLMLTGEDHFTGREHHSVTELAEKGNRAGASELLLDLVMEKGSGTRRVMWESFVKLHHHLPKLNRILKEIQERGDAQFAYMDTERGLSEVPTHLKGVQRKHKETLRAQTEELRVNTILMSEKENVFQLVDRYAELTVISTVRDRRLVEHELLARGRVHEEWREKHLRRELEKIRIAHLFQILGPFFTQNVTGTQRIPNTITQLYSYYIYSILKNHGREIENPRDVLLRVGLMAFRGVSEKKIVFTGGDLINYDLQPSQFLSGFLMELLEREDSARSVVYTFPHLTIQEFVAAVAQFLNPHPGDILKSLSEAHNTTDGRFEVFLRFVAGLSSPMTARGLEDFLGPFPHETTCRVIDWVKEEFQRQSGITESEAGKRSLLNTLHYLFESQNSGLAQATLGSVETLSFSGMTLTPIDCAVLSHVIGLCDTIKHLDLEKCNIQCEEIQRLVPGLHKCQELRVGRNELGDAGVKLVSAVLRNPECKIQKLWLNNVGLTDSGAEDLASALSTIPSLTELNLSENELGNSGVKLVSAVLRNTECKIQTVRLFSVGLTDSGAEDLVSALITTRSLTDLDLSVNKLGDSGVKLVSEALKNPECKIQKLWLSGVRLTDSGVEDLVSAIITNGLLTRLNLGSNWLTDRSVPALRRLILAVPSLERIVLVKNRFSQTGEKELRALQEPRPGLSVVFDHRNM from the exons ATGGACGCAG ATCGGAGCTCTGAAATCTCCgccttcctgtcacactgtgtcGATCACCAACTGTTCCAGTTGACGAAATTCTATCGGGACcgactggagcaggcgattgaggagggtgtggaggaACTCGGCCTCATGTTAACAGGCGAGGATCATTTCACGGGACGGGAGCATCAC AGCGTGACTGAGCTCgcagagaagggaaaccgagcgggcgcttccgaactcctcctggatctggtgatggagaagggctccgggacccggagggtgatgtgggaatcctttgtgaaactacacCACCATTTACCGAAGCTAAACAGAATATTGAAGGAAATACAGGAACGTG GTGATGCGCAGTTCGCCTACATGGACACCGAGCGGGGTTTATCTGAAGTACCCACACACCTAAAAG GCGTTCAGAGGAAACACAAAGAGACTCTGCGCGCACAGACGGAagaactgagagtgaacacgatcctgatgagcgagaaggagaatgttttccagctggttgatcgatacgctgagctcacggtcatttccactgttcgagatcggagactagTGGAACATgaactgctggcaagaggcagagtccacgaggaatggagggagaaacATCTCCGCAGAGAGCTGGAGAAAATCCGCATTGCTCATTTGTTTCAGA TACTGggacccttcttcacacaaaatgTCACGGGCACGCAGCGAATTCCCAACACCATCACCCAACTATATTCCTACTATATATAcagcatcctgaaaaaccacggccgtgagattgagaaccctcgtgatgtgttactcagagTTGGTCTGATGGCCTTTAGAGGAGTGTCCGAAAAGAAAATTGTGTTTACAggtggagatttgatcaactacgaCCTGCAGCCTTCCCaattcctgtccgggttcctaatggagcttttggagagagaagattctgcccggagcgtggtgtacacattcccacacctcaccatccaagagtttgtagctgcagtcgcacaattcctgaatccacatcccggggatatcctgaaatccctcagtgaagcccacaacacgacagatgggcgattcgaggtatttctccgttttgttgctggtctctcctccccaatgacagctcggggcctggaggactttctgggtccatttcctcatgaaacaacctgccgggtgattgactgggtgaaggaggagtttcAACGCCAAAGTGGAATcacagagagtgaagctggtaaaaggagcctcctgaacacattgcactacctgtttgagtctcagaatagtggactggctcaggccaccctgggatctgtggaaacactttcattcagtggaatgacactgaccccgattgactgcgctgtcctgtctcatgtcatcggactctgtgatacaataaaacacctggACCTGGAGAAAtgcaacattcagtgtgaagaaaTCCAGCGGCTGgtacccgggctgcacaagtgccaggagttgag AGTTGGGCGCAATGAACTGGGAGAtgcaggagtgaaactggtgtctgcggttctgaggaacccagagtgtaaaatacagaaactgtg gctgaacaatgtcggtctcacagattctggtgccgaggatctcgcctctgctctcagtacaatcccatcactgacggagctgaacctgagtgaaaATGAACTGGgaaattcaggagtgaaactggtgtctgcggttCTAAGGAACACAGAATGTAAAATACAGACAgtgcg GCTATtcagtgtcggtctcacagattctggtgccgaggatctcgtctccgctctcattACAACGCGATCACTCACGGATCTGGACTTGAGtgttaataaactgggagattcaggagtgaaactggtgtctgaggCACTGAagaacccagagtgtaaaatacagaaactgtg GCTGAGTGGTGTccgtctcacagattctggtgtcgagGATCTCGTCTCAGCTATCATTACAAACGGATTACTAACGCGGCTGAACCTGGGATCAAACTGGctcacagaccgatctgtccccgctcttcGTCGCCTTATACTGGCAGTCCCGAGTCTGGAGCGGATCGT gctggtgaAGAATCGGTTCAGTCAAACCGGGGAGAAGGAACTGAGGGCTCTCCAAGAACCCAGACCAGGACTGAGCGTGGTATTTGACCATCGGAATATGTGA
- the LOC140722253 gene encoding NACHT, LRR and PYD domains-containing protein 3-like, translated as MSAITELLKNWDDYQLFQLLEFYRERLEQAIEEEVEGVSFMLTYKGHINGQEHQEVVKIREKGNRVDSSKLLLSILIAKNPRTHRLIWKSFLKMHCILPKLEALQKEMQELASDPTEFLKIMELLCELPAELKDVQQKHKEVLRIQTETLRVNTILKGEKVKIFQLLDHYAELTVISTVRDRRLVEHELLARGRKHEEFRQQHLKEDLKKIRTDQLFESRLFLTKSKSGSSATVAGVPGIGKTTMVQKIVYDWATGKIYQQFQFVFSFRFRDLNSINTRVNLRELILDQYPYFKNFLTEVWKKSGRVLFIFDGLDEFKHTIDFSDSRRDTERKHQCLDPECWCEVSDIVYSLIQGKLLPGCSVLVTTRPTALHLLEKAEISVWAEILGFVGEERKEYFTRYFKDQTVAEAVFEHMEENEILYTMSYNPSYCWILALVLGHFFTQRVRDPQRVPNTITQLYSYYIYNILENHGREIENPRDVLLRVGQMAFRGVAEKKIVFTDGNLIKYNLQPSQFLSGFLMELLEREDSGRSVVYTFPHLTIQEFVAALAQFLDPQTRNILKFLTEVRSTTDGRFEVFLRFVAGLSSPMTTWRLAEILGPFPQEIVCGVIDWVKHEVKRQTGNASSRIAKRTLLNTLHYLFESQNRVVAQETLGNVEKLSFSGLRLTPIDCAALSHVIGLCNTIKHLNLEQCYIQCEGLQRLEPALHKCMDLRLGSNELGDSGVKLVSAALRNPKCKIQRLWIDRNGLTDSCAGNLASALSTNRSLTELYLRRNNLGDSGVKLMSAPLREPECKIQRLWLGENSLTESCATDLGDALSKNDSLMMLELGRNELQDLGVKLVSASLSSPDCKLKQLWLRDVGLTDSCIEDLVSALMTNLSLNDLDLGSNSLTDRSVPDLQRLILEHPSLQQFGLRNNPFSSDRENQLKSLQEKRPGMRVDL; from the exons ATGTCTGCAATCACCGAGCTTTTGAAAAATTGGGATGATTATCAACTGTTCCAGTTGTTAGAATTTTACCGAGAGAGATTGGAACAGGCAATTGAAGAAGAGGTGGAAGGAGTCAGTTTCATGCTAACTTACAAGGGCCATATCAATGGGCAAGAACATCAG GAAGTCGTTAAGATCAGGGAGAAAGGAAATCGGGTGGACAGTTCAAAACTCCTCCTGAGCATTCTGATAGCGAAGAACCCTCGTACCCATAGGCTGATATGGAAATCTTTCTTGAAAATGCATTGCATTTTACCAAAATTGGAGGCACTACAGAAGGAAATGCAAGAACTCG CTTCTGATCCCACTGAATTTTTGAAAATTATGGAACTTCTGTGTGAACTCCCTGCAGAACTGAAAG atgttcaacagaaacacaaggaagtGCTGCGGATACAAAcggaaacactgagagtgaacacgatcttAAAGGGGGAGAAGGTGAAGATTTTCCAGCTGCTTGATCACTACGCTGAGCTAACAGTCATTTCCACAGTTCGAGATCgaagactggtggaacatgagctgctggcaagaggccgAAAACACGAGGAGTTCAGACAGCAACATCTCAAGGAAGATTTGAAAAAAATCAGGACTGATCAATTGTTCGAGAGCAGATTATTCCTGAccaaatccaaatctgggagttcagcaACAGTCGCTGGAGTCCCGGGGATTGGGAAAaccacaatggtacaaaagattgtttatgactgggccacggggaaaatataccaacaattccagtttgtcttcagtttcagattccgggatttaaactccattaacacTAGAgtaaacctgagggaactgattctggatcagtatccttactttaaGAATTTCTTGACAGAGGTCTGGAAGAAATCAGGGAGAgtactgtttatattcgatggtttggatgaattcaagcacACAATTGATTTTtctgacagtcggagagatacagaacgcAAGCACCAGTGTCTAGATCCTGAGTgctggtgtgaagtgtctgatattgtgtacagtttaatccagggcaagctgctcccagggtgttcagtgctggtgaccacacgccccactgcgttacatttattggaaaaggcagagatcagtgtctgggctgaaatcctgggatttgttggtgaggaacggaaggaatatttcaccAGATATTTTAAAGATCAGACagtggcggaagctgttttcgAACACAtggaggagaacgagatcctgtacaccatgagctacaacccctcctattgctggatcctcgctctggtaCTTGGccacttcttcacacaaagagtcagggacccgcagcgagttcccaacaccatcacacagctgtattcctactatatttacaacatcttgGAAAACCATGGCCGTGAGATTGaaaacccccgtgatgtgttactcagggttggtcagatggccttcagaggagtggctgagaagaagattgtgtttacagatggaaaTTTGATCAaatacaatctgcagccttcccagttcctgtccgggttcctgatggagcttttggagagagaggattctggtcggagcgtggtgtacacattcccacacctcaccatccaagagtttgtagccgCTCTCGCACAATTCCTGGATCCACAAACCAgaaatatcctgaaattcctcactgaagtccGCAGTACAACTGacgggcgatttgaggtatttctccgttttgttgccggtctctcctccccaatgacaactTGGCGGCTGGCAgagattctgggtccatttcctcaagAAATTGTCTGTGGAGTTATTGACTGGGTGAAGCATGAGGTGAAACGCCAGACTGGGAACGCATCAAGTAGAATTGCTAAAAGGACACtactgaacacattgcactacctgtttgagtctcaaaATCGTGTAGTGGCTCAGGAGACACTCGGGAATGTGGAaaaactttcattcagtggacTGCGACTGACGCCAATTGACTGCGCTGCCCTGTCTCATGTCATTGGGCTTTGCAATACAATAAAACATCTCAATCTGGAGCAATGCTACATTCAGTGTGAGGGACTCCAGCGGCTGGAACCAGCGCTACACAAATGCATGGATTTGAG actgggttctaatgaactgggagattcaggcgTGAAATtagtgtctgcggctctgaggaacccgaaatgtaaaatacagagactgtg GATAGACAGAAacggtctcacagattcttgcGCAGGGAATCTTGcttccgctctcagtacaaaccgatCACTAACGGAATTATACTTGCGTAGAAAtaacctgggagattcaggagtgaaattgaTGTCTGCGCCTCTGAGGGAgccagagtgtaaaatacagagactgtg GTTGGGAGAAAATAGTCTCACAGAATCTTGTGCCACAGATCTCGGGGATGCTCTTAGTAAAAATGACTCACTGATGATGTTGGAACTTGGTCGCAATGAACTTCAAGATTTGGGAGTAAAACTGGTGTCTGCATCCCTGAGCAGCCCAGACTGCAAATTAAAGCAACTGTG gctgagggatgtcggTCTTACAGATTCTTGCATCGAGGATCTTGTCTCTGCtctcatgaccaacctctcattgAACGATCTGGACCTGGGTTCGAATTCCCTCACAGACAGATCTGTCCCCGACCTTCAGAGATTGATACTTGAGCACCCAAGTTTGCAGCAGTTCGG GCTAAGGAACAATCCATTCAGTTCAGATAGAGAAAATCAGTTGAAATCGCTGCAGGAGAAGAGACCCGGAATGCGTGTGGACCTATAA